The region GGAAGATTTAAGAACGCAATTAATATAACAGGATGGTCAAATTTTGAAGTTGAAACATTTAATACTGTTGAACCACATGAACAAGCTTATGCTGCAGGATTCCTTGAAGGTAATATGACACATGGACTTCTTTCAAATCATATTCAAAATTCTGTTGAAAGTTATTGTAATGGATTTTCTCAATATTGTGAACGATTAAAACCATATCTTAAAGAAAGTTTTGATTGGGTTAAATCTGAAATTAAAATACGTCCAGCCGATGACATTTATTGGAGTGCTGTAAAAAGAGTATACTATCAGCTATCTGGTATTATTGCAggttatgataaaaaagaatttactCCTAATTTATATTGGGGTTATCATCCTATTCTTATTATCAATCTTGGTGGTGATTTATATGACTTAGAGAGgaagtttaataaaacaaaagatACTGTAGATAATAGACTTCCAGACTCTGGTAAATGTTCAGGTTTTGTAAAACTTGCTCCAAATAATGCTGATCTTTTTATTTCTCAAGTTACAATGTCTGGTTATCAAATGATGACAAGAGTTTTAAAGTTATACAAATTTGCCTATGATAAACATGAATTCCCTGGACATACATCAACATTTGCCTCATATCCTGGTATGTTATATTCGTCAGATGACTTTGCTCTAATATCTAATGGATTGGCTATTATTGAAACAactattaatgtttttaacaATACTCTTTATAATCAAACAATACCAAAAGAACAACTTCATTGTTGGGTTAGAGCAATTGTTTCAAATCAATTAGCTAGAAATGGTAGAGAATGGTGTGAAATCTTTAGTAAATATAACAGTGGAACATATAATAATCAATGGGTTGttgttgattataaaaaatttacaccATATAAACCACTTCCAAAATATGGTGTTCTTTATGTTCTTGAACAACTTCCTGGAGTTTCATATTATAAAGATGTTACATGGTATCTAATgaaatattcatattttgcTTCATACAATATTCCATTCTACCGTCCAATAACTAAGTTATCaggatttttaaataaatcagAAACTACTGGATCATGGTTTTCTTGGAAAAATGCTCCACGTGCAAAAATTTTTGCTCGTGAACATCATAAAGTAAAGAATCTCGATACTCTTAAAACTCTTATGAGATACAATGATTATACACATGAAGAATTTTCAAAATGTAATTGTACACCACCATATTCTGCTGAAGCTGCTATTTCTGCAAGAGGAGATTTAAATCCAAAAGATGGAAAGTATGAATTCCCTGGTCAAGGTCATAATAATCATGGAGCACTCGATTACAAAGGAactaattttaaactttttcaaaatttaactttCCGCGCAATTTCTTCTCCAGCATATGATCAAGTACCAGCATTCAAATGGTCTAATTTTGATATGAAAGATACTATTAAACACATAGGACATCCAGATGAATGGAAATTTTCTGAAATTGAAATCCAATGGGAAACAAATATAGGTAATTAATAAGtgtatttaattaatttaataatatattttgttaaaaaaagaaaataaaaaaagctactttattttttttttgttatataaattgtatttttttaaaaagaaaagaaataaaagataaaaatatttagaaatattttcttgAAATAATCTTTTCTTATCAATTTCTAAAATGAGGTTGCCGTATCACTCAGTCAGAAAAGAagttatagaaaaaatattttatacttaaaaatattttttcatatataaatcatttttataaaaaaattttcaccatttttgttttgaatataaaaaaaaaagatattcaTTATGATTCTAATTCGGTATTTTTGTCgttgttatataattttgatataatataaattttctaaaatctCTACagaatagttttttttttttatctaagcAACTGTATCTGATTTCATTATTCTGGATCTTGATCGAAGTTTAACTAAACTATGCTCAGCACAATCAGCCCTTTCCTCGGCATTTTCATAAGCCATTTGAATCTGTCTATATTTAGATAGATGACTATTAGCTGTTTCTTCAGCATCTTCAATGTCTCttctttgttttttaattttagattgAAGTTTATCTGTTAATTCAACcaatttattgtaatttttcttCTCTTCATCTAATTGGAAAGTAATTTCTTTAGCTTTTCTTTCTGCTTTTGAAAGAGCTTTAAAGGCATCTGAATGTCTGCGTTGCTCTAATTCTAAGTCAGATTCTATTGACTTAAGTTTAGCTTCAAGTTTAGCTATTGCTTTTTGATTTGCTTTTATTAATGTTCCTTCAACTTCATCTATCTTAGATGCCATATCTTTTACTTGAATTTCAAGAATCTTTCTGTGTCTGTCTATTTGATTAGACTTATCTTGTTGTTGTTTAAGTTCCTCAGCTAGTTTAGCTGCTTCAAATGATGCTTTCTTACATCGGTCTTCAGCATTTAAAACTTCATTTTGAGCTTCAGTAGCATCAGCTTGAAGAAGAGCAATTTCATTTTCAAGTTTATTCTTGGCAGTTATAAGTGAAGTATTGTTAGAAGCCAAATCACCAGCCAATGCTTGTTGTTCACTCAATTCAGTCTCACCAGCTTTTCTTgctttattaatattttcaatttgtGTGTAGATTTCTTCTTGATCTGACTTAGCAGCAGCAAGTTTCTTTTcaatattaagaaaattatcACGGAACTCATCACGACGCCTTTGTTCTTCATCAATATTTTGTTGAAGTTCACGAATTTGTTCTGTATATctcttaatatttttttgtgcTTCAGCATTGGCACGATTTGCATGATCCATAGAAATTTCAAGTTCCTGTAAATACTATGTTAAAGAAAGGAATTTGATGATaggataaaataaatagtttaacaaatattaaataaatattataataaaaggaaataaaagtatatttaaagaaaaacttACATTAGCATCGGCTTCAAGCTTCTTCTTAACTTTAAGTAATTCAGCTTTAGCTTTAGTTTCAACTTCTAAAGTATTTTGCATAGCCTCAAGTGTTCTTTGATGATTTTTTCTAGTATTTTCAaattcttcttctttttcttgaattcttttttctatttcaGCTCTAATTTGACTAACTTCAAGTTGAGCTCTCATTACTTTACTTTCTTCGGCTTCTAAAGCAGCTTCAGCTTCATCTAATGCTTTTTGGAGTTCTTCTTTTTCAAGATCAAGTCTCTTTAATGCTTTGTTtaattcaatattatttcttgATCCTTCAGCTACTTGGTCAGAAAGTTCACGTGCTTCAAGTGTTAAAGTCTTATTTTCTCTTTTCAATGCTTCAACTTGTTCTGTAAGAGAATCTTGTTGTGTTCTGAGTTTATGTGCTTCAGTAACATGAACTCTAGCATCTCTTTGAGCAGCATCAAGTTCATTTTGTAAATCATCTACTCTTCTTCTCCATTCATCACAAATCTTATCAAAAGCTCTTtgttttttatctaattgatttataatattaacaaaattatcaGCATCAGATCTTGAAGCTTCAACATCAGCAGTAAGTCGTTGTTTTGTTTTTTCAAGAACACTAGCTTTAGAAATTGCACTATCCAAAATTGCTTGAAGATCAGTAATTTGAGAAAGTTGTTTACGTCTAATCTCTTCCATTTCTTCAGCAGAAATAAGTCCTTCAGATTCATATCTAGCTTTCCATTGAGTAATTTCATTTTGAGCTTTATTAAGTTGTCTAAGAACATCATTCTTAGCAGCAGATTCTTCCTCAAATGTTTCACGTAATTGTTCTAATTCATGTTCTagatttttagataaaatacTAAGCGATTGTTTTTCTCTAGCTTCTTCAGCAGCAGTACGTCTTGTCTCTTCTAATTCAGAGGCAAATTGTGCACGAAGTTTATTTGTATTAACTACTTGAGCATCTAATTCTTCAACATGTCTCATAAGTTCAGAATTATCTCCTTGCATACGTCCTTTAGCAGAtgatatatcatttatttgtCTAGCTTGTTCTTCAGATTTCATTCTTAGTTCAACTAATTGATTTTCTAAAGCTTTAGCTCTTCTTTCATGTTCAATTTTAACTTTAGCTTCTTCATCAACTTGCATAGTTAATTCATCAAGTTGTCTTTGTAAAGCAGCCTTTTCTTTATCAGCCttcaatttttgtttaacaaTAGCATCAATTTGATCATTTAATTCACCTGTACCATCAgatgctttttttttaagagaACCAACAGAAGAATCATGCTGAATAGTAATTTGTTCAACTTCTCTTCTTAATCTAGCAATTTCAGCgtcttttttcttattacTTTCAACAGCTCCATTAATAGCAGTCATTTGTTGCTCAAGTTGTTCATTGAGATCATCAACTTCTGACTgtaattcatttttagattttTCACTTCTAGATCTAGCTTCTCTTTCTTGTTCTAATTCAGCTTCAAGCTCTTTGACTCTACTTTCATCCTCTTTTACATGTCTTTCAAGTTTGTTAAGAAGATTTTGTTCATCTTCCAAACGAACAGATAATGCATGAAGTTCAGCTTCCTTTCTTCTTAAACTAATTTCAGCATCTTGTCTTTGTTTGGAAAGTTCATCAATAGATTCttgaacaatttttaattctccttccatttttcttttatttttttcagcATCACATCTACTTCTTCTTTCTCTCTCCATACTAGTTTCTGCATCTTCCATTGTTTGTTGAAGTTTTTGTCTAATTCTATTTGTTTCATTAGTTTTTTCTTCTTCACGATTTAAATCTTCAGACATTTTTTTAGCATTTTCATCTTGATGTCTACGTTCTTTATTAAGCTTAGCAAGAGTAATATCTTGTTGATTTAATTCTTCTTGAAGTGATCTAATTTGATTATCTCTGTTAGTTTTTTCTGCTTCTGATTTTTTAAGAGTAAGTTCCATATCTTGAATTGATCTTTTAATTGAATCAACATCTccttctaataattttttttgttttaaaatttcagaATATTTCTCCTCT is a window of Strongyloides ratti genome assembly S_ratti_ED321, scaffold srae_scaffold0000001 DNA encoding:
- a CDS encoding Myosin heavy chain; protein product: MDYENDPGWKYLRRTREEMLQDQSHPYDSKKNFWMPDPEEGYIAVEVSSIKGDTATVTVTGGIEKTCKKDLLQEMNPPKFEKTEDMSNLTFLNDASVLHNLRSRYGAMLIYTYSGLFCVVINPYKRLPIYTDSVARMFMGKRRTEMPPHLFAVSDEAYRNMLQNHENQSMLITGESGAGKTENTKKVIAYFAAVGASQQETADALSGVVTVPDTKKVTLEDQIVQTNPVLEAFGNAKTVRNNNSSRFGKFIRIHFSKKGRVASCDIEHYLLEKSRVIRQAPGERCYHIFYQIFSDFQPDLKKKLLLNKPLKDYWFVAQAELTIDGINDKEEFQLTDEAFDILNFSKEEKANVYRLCAAMMHMGNMKFKQRPREEQAETDGTEDAENAAKMYGIEVEDFLKAFLRPRVKVGNEWVNKGQTMDQVYWAIGAMAKGLYARIFHWLVHKCNMTLDQQGISRDHFIGVLDIAGFEIFDFNSFEQLWINFVNEKLQQFFNHHMFVLEQEEYKKEQIDWTFIDFGLDLAACIELIEKPMGIIAMLDEECIVPKATDITLAQKLIEQHLGKHPNFEKPKPPKGKQAEAHFAMRHYAGVVRYNVSNWLEKNKDPLNDTVVSVMKASKNNDLLKVVWADYTTQEEAAALAAKGKGAAGGGKKKGKSGSFMTVSMLYRESLNNLMTMLNSTHPHFIRCIIPNEKKQSGVIDAALVLNQLTCNGVLEGIRICRKGFPNRTLHPDFVERYAILCADEAKSSTDKLTCVKAMFARLIKEGKIKEEQFRIGLTKVFFKAGVVAHMEDMRDIRLAELITGLQAQIKSYYGIIDVKRRREQLAATTKIQSNVRQWLQLRNWIWFKLYVKVRPLLEAGKEQEKIDALAANVEKLKESLGKETDRLDEINAKKIKLSQEREELMKELDGYRAKQGDITAKMASVNEAKSALEKEIVELNKSIAVEEEKYSEILKQKKLLEGDVDSIKRSIQDMELTLKKSEAEKTNRDNQIRSLQEELNQQDITLAKLNKERRHQDENAKKMSEDLNREEEKTNETNRIRQKLQQTMEDAETSMERERRSRCDAEKNKRKMEGELKIVQESIDELSKQRQDAEISLRRKEAELHALSVRLEDEQNLLNKLERHVKEDESRVKELEAELEQEREARSRSEKSKNELQSEVDDLNEQLEQQMTAINGAVESNKKKDAEIARLRREVEQITIQHDSSVGSLKKKASDGTGELNDQIDAIVKQKLKADKEKAALQRQLDELTMQVDEEAKVKIEHERRAKALENQLVELRMKSEEQARQINDISSAKGRMQGDNSELMRHVEELDAQVVNTNKLRAQFASELEETRRTAAEEAREKQSLSILSKNLEHELEQLRETFEEESAAKNDVLRQLNKAQNEITQWKARYESEGLISAEEMEEIRRKQLSQITDLQAILDSAISKASVLEKTKQRLTADVEASRSDADNFVNIINQLDKKQRAFDKICDEWRRRVDDLQNELDAAQRDARVHVTEAHKLRTQQDSLTEQVEALKRENKTLTLEARELSDQVAEGSRNNIELNKALKRLDLEKEELQKALDEAEAALEAEESKVMRAQLEVSQIRAEIEKRIQEKEEEFENTRKNHQRTLEAMQNTLEVETKAKAELLKVKKKLEADANELEISMDHANRANAEAQKNIKRYTEQIRELQQNIDEEQRRRDEFRDNFLNIEKKLAAAKSDQEEIYTQIENINKARKAGETELSEQQALAGDLASNNTSLITAKNKLENEIALLQADATEAQNEVLNAEDRCKKASFEAAKLAEELKQQQDKSNQIDRHRKILEIQVKDMASKIDEVEGTLIKANQKAIAKLEAKLKSIESDLELEQRRHSDAFKALSKAERKAKEITFQLDEEKKNYNKLVELTDKLQSKIKKQRRDIEDAEETANSHLSKYRQIQMAYENAEERADCAEHSLVKLRSRSRIMKSDTVA
- a CDS encoding Putative phospholipase B-like 2; the encoded protein is MLFFNNLLFAVLFSASLTYAKYANFERNFFRVNRNSDDISGDWDNTIVPDDFDETGTDKLYRVKSACFSPSTSKYYIVDGNVCNGEELLVATGRFKNAINITGWSNFEVETFNTVEPHEQAYAAGFLEGNMTHGLLSNHIQNSVESYCNGFSQYCERLKPYLKESFDWVKSEIKIRPADDIYWSAVKRVYYQLSGIIAGYDKKEFTPNLYWGYHPILIINLGGDLYDLERKFNKTKDTVDNRLPDSGKCSGFVKLAPNNADLFISQVTMSGYQMMTRVLKLYKFAYDKHEFPGHTSTFASYPGMLYSSDDFALISNGLAIIETTINVFNNTLYNQTIPKEQLHCWVRAIVSNQLARNGREWCEIFSKYNSGTYNNQWVVVDYKKFTPYKPLPKYGVLYVLEQLPGVSYYKDVTWYLMKYSYFASYNIPFYRPITKLSGFLNKSETTGSWFSWKNAPRAKIFAREHHKVKNLDTLKTLMRYNDYTHEEFSKCNCTPPYSAEAAISARGDLNPKDGKYEFPGQGHNNHGALDYKGTNFKLFQNLTFRAISSPAYDQVPAFKWSNFDMKDTIKHIGHPDEWKFSEIEIQWETNIGN